From a single Porites lutea chromosome 10, jaPorLute2.1, whole genome shotgun sequence genomic region:
- the LOC140951034 gene encoding histamine H2 receptor-like, giving the protein MNESQPTPTLTNNELINLSFTASDVFLVFTIIIAVLGNTLVCLACVISKRLKSFTEPFIISLAVTDILVGLISMPIWLSHSLTGKPNSRDFPTIYKLWLQFDIMCCTASIMNLVFISVDRFIAVTYPLRYSSMVTRSRVAIGIAFIWLYSLIIALIKLQRWQYYSLFASLASFFVPLLIMLFAYSRIFHVALTHVRSIRRIHSDQSISNRRTVENFHVNLKAARTFSIVIGAFVVCWCPFFVVTLLAMYSKASINNNVLAMIKWLTYGNSALNPLIYSCLNKNFRAAFTDVFRRALSRRMTHAQSSTTRHPTTSVVPQGDQ; this is encoded by the coding sequence ATGAACGAATCACAGCCCACTCCAACACTCACCAATAACGAGCTGATCAATCTGTCTTTCACAGCATCAGACGTTTTCCTCGTCTTTACAATAATCATCGCTGTGCTTGGAAACACGTTGGTCTGCTTGGCCTGTGTTATTTCCAAACGGCTAAAGAGCTTCACGGAGCCCTTTATAATCAGTTTGGCGGTGACTGATATTCTAGTTGGACTCATTTCTATGCCAATATGGCTTTCTCACAGTCTAACGGGCAAACCCAACAGCAGAGACTTTCCGACCATTTACAAACTTTGGTTGCAGTTTGACATTATGTGTTGTACAGCTTCTATAATGAATCTTGTTTTCATCAGTGTCGACCGTTTCATAGCGGTCACCTATCCCCTCCGATATTCAAGCATGGTTACACGAAGTCGCGTCGCAATCGGGATTGCCTTCATCTGGCTTTACTCTTTAATTATCGCGCTCATAAAGCTCCAAAGATGGCAATACTACTCACTGTTTGCCTCACTGGCTTCGTTTTTCGTTCCTCTTTTGATCATGTTGTTCGCCTATTCTCGAATATTCCACGTAGCTTTAACCCACGTACGAAGCATTCGTCGCATACACTCGGACCAATCGATATCTAATCGGAGAACTGTCGAGAACTTTCACGTTAACTTAAAGGCTGCACGCACGTTTAGCATTGTGATTGGTGCGTTCGTCgtatgttggtgtccctttttCGTGGTTACGTTACTTGCTATGTATTCTAAGGCTTCCATAAACAACAACGTTTTAGCCATGATTAAGTGGTTAACATATGGTAACTCGGCACTAAACCCGCTGATCTACAGCTGTTTGAACAAGAACTTTAGGGCCGCGTTCACGGATGTGTTCAGAAGAGCGCTCAGTAGGAGAATGACACATGCGCAGAGTTCGACAACAAGGCACCCGACGACTTCTGTTGTTCCACAAGGAGACCAATAA